One Campylobacter sputorum genomic window, ATCTATGGCCATTTTTTTGATCCTTTATATATATCTAGGTACTACAATTTCTAGCAAATTGTGTTCCATCTCTTCATCTTGAAGTTCATTATCATTTTTTGTATATCTAAATTTCTTAGAGCTTTGCTCTTGATTTTTGTTTTGATTTTGATCACTAAAATTCATTTGCAATTCACTAAATCCCATGTTTACTAGACTTGCTTTAAATTCTGCTTGATTTTGCAAAAATAAGCTCATGGCTTGGGATGTTGAGTTAAAATTTATATGCAGATTGTTTCCGCGATTAATGATTGTGATTTCAACTTCACCAAGTTTTTCTGGATTTAAAACCATATTTACACGCATAATAGGTGGTTTGTAGTTTTCAATTTGATCTTTTAGTGTCGTTGCAAAACTTTCAAATGTTCTTTTAACTTCTATGTTTTTCATCTGGTTTTGTGCATTTTTGACTATATCTTTTACTATGAGATTTAATTCATCACTGCTATTTTTATTTTGACTTTGTTGATTATCGTCTTTTTTATTTTGTTCTTTGTCTGTTTGCATAGATGGATTTAATGCTGTTTTTAACATATCTTCTTTTTGTATATTTTGTTTTATTTGGTTGTTTTCTTGTGGTTTTTTGTCTATATTTTTATCTTGTGGGATTTCTATTTTGTGAGTATTTTCAGGTATTTTTTGAGATATTTTATTTATAATTTCATCTGATTTTACAATTTTATCAAATTTAGACTCATTATTTAAATTTTTATCTTTAAGAATTTCTTCAAAAGGCATTTTTTTATCTATTTTATTTTGTGATTTTATTTCATTTTCCTTTTGTGGCAATTGTTGTATTTTTTCATTTGTTATTTCTTGTTTTTTCTCATTTGTATTTTTTGTAGTTTGTATGTTTAAATCAGAGTTTACTTCATTTTCTTTTTGTAGTGATTGCAATATTTTCTCATTCGTACTTTTTTGATTTTGTAAATTTAAATCCGTTTTTTTATCAATGATTTTGTTTTCTATATTTAAATCATTTTCATTTTTTGATTTAATAATTTTATCTGTAGTAATTTCAGATTTTGTATTTTTATTATCCAAATTTGCAAGAAGTTTTGGTAAATTTGCGTCATCTTTTTTAGGGTCTATTTTTGCCATTTGGTTTATTTTAGATTTTGTTATCTCGTCAAATTTGAGATTATTTTCTATTTTAAAAAAGTTTTTTTTGGCTAGTTCTTTAAATTCTTTTTCAAATTTGTTAGTTAAATCTTTTGTAATGCTGATTTTTTCCAAACCAAGATCAAATTTTTTTGAAATTTTAACAAGTTCTAATATATTTTTAGCACTTTTTATCTCTAATACATTTTTTTCTACTGAGAAAAATTCTGTCATTTTGGAATTTAAGATAGGAAATTTATTTATTTTTCCACCATTTAAAACTTCCAATAAACTTAAAATTTGTAAAAAATTTGACGCTTCAAATAGATTTTTAGGATCCACTTTTTTGGTTATATTTAAATCTATTTCATTATTAATATTATTTATTTCTTTTAAATTTAAAATATCAGATATCTGTGGTTTGTCTGTATTTTCTGTGTTTAATGAGTTTAGTAATTTCAAAAAAATATCACTTTTTCCTTCTCCGTCATTTTTCTGAGTTTTTTTGGCTATATTTGGACTAAAATTATCGTTTATAATATCTAAAAGCGTTTGCATATTTATTCCTAAAATTATTTTTAATTAAAACCATGCAAATTTCGTTCCATAAATTTAAATTTATAAATTTTTATTTTTTAAAGCAAAATTTAGATAAAATCATAAATTAGTTTAAAAATTATGGAGAAAAATTTGGAAAATATAAGAAATATAGCCGTTATTGCTCATGTTGATCATGGTAAAACAACTATGGTCGATGAGTTATTAAAACAATCAGGAACTTTTAGCAGCCACGAAACAGTTGGTGAAAGAGTTATGGATAGTAACGATATAGAAAGAGAAAGAGGTATTACAATTCTTTCTAAAAATACGGCAATTCATTATAAAGATTATAAAATAAACATTATAGACACTCCAGGACACGCTGATTTCGGTGGCGAAGTTGAGCGTGTTTTAAGAATGGTAGACGGTGTTTTGTTGCTAGTTGACGCACAAGAAGGCGTAATGCCACAGACTAAATTTGTTCTTAAAAAAGCTTTAGGCTTTGGTTTAAGACCGATTGTTGTCATAAACAAAGTTGATAAACCAGCAGCTGATCCAGAAAGAGTTATAAATGAGATTTTTGATCTTTTTGTTGCACTAGATGCAAATGACGAACAGCTTGATTTTCCTGTTATTTATGCAGCTGCAAAAAATGGTTTTGCAAGATACAATTTAGAAGATACAAATACTGATATGATTCCACTTTTTGAAACTATTATAAATCATGTTCCAACTCCTGCTGGAAGTAAAGATTCACCTTTGCAACTTCAAGTTTTCACGCTTGATTACGATAATTATGTTGGCAAAATTGGTATTGCTAGAATGTTTAATGGAACGATTAAGAAAAACGCTTCAGTTATGCTTATGAAAGCAGATGGAACAAAAGTAAATGGTCGCATTAGCAAACTTATAGGATTTTTGGGTCTTCAAAGACAAGAGATAAATGAAGCAAGTGTTGGAGATATAGTAGCTATTGCAGGATTTGAGGCTTTAGATGTTGGAGATAGTATTGTTGATCCAAATAATCCTATGCCACTTGATGCACTTCATATAGAAGAGCCAACCCTTAGTGTTATTTTTAGTGTAAATGATAGCCCTCTTGCAGGAACAGAAGGTAAATTTGTAACTTCAAATAAAATTGATGAACGCTTAGCAAGTGAGATGAAGACAAATATCGCCATGAGATATGAAAATGTTGGAGAGGGTAAATTTAAAGTTAGCGGAAGGGGCGAGCTTCAAATCACAATATTAGCAGAAAATATGCGAAGAGAAGGGTTTGAGTTTTGTCTTGGCAGACCTGAGGTTATAGTAAAAGATATAGAAGGTGTTAAGTGTGAACCTTTTGAGCTTTTAGTTGTTGATGTGCCAGATGATTGTACTGGAGTTACTATAGAAAAACTTGGAAGAAAAAAAGCCGAAATGGTAAGTATGAGCCCAACAGGAGATGGTCAAACAAGGATAGAGTTTGAAATTCCTGCACGCTCTCTTATAGGTTTTAGAAGTCAGTTTTTAACAGATACTAGAGGCGAGGGCGTTATGAATCATAGCTTTTTGGAATTTCGCCCTGTTATAGGAAGTGTAGAACAAAGAGGAAATGGGGCTTTAGTGAGTATGGAAAGTGGAGTTGCCCTAGCTTATTCGCTTTGGAATTTACAAGAAAGAGGAATTCTTTTTGTTGGTCCTCAAACAAAAGTTTATGTTGGAATGATTATAGGCGAGCATAGCCGCCCAAATGATCTAGATGTTAATCCAATAAAAGGTAAAAATTTAACCAATGTTAGAGCAAGCGGAAGTGATGATGCTATAAAACTTGTTCCACCTAGAATACTTTCTTTAGAAAGAGCGTTAGAATGGATAGAAGAAGATGAGCTTGTTGAGGTAACTCCGCTAAATATACGCGTTAGAAAAAGATATCTTGATCCAATTGCTAGAAAAAGAATGTCTAAAACAAAAAGTTAGATTTTAATTAAGCTATTGTTTTAGTCCAAATTTAGAATTATGTTTTTTAAAACTACAAGTTTACAAAGATTGTAAAAAGCATAAATTAAAATAAATTTAATTTTAATAAATGTTTTTTATGGTTATAATCATATAAGTTTACATATAAATTTTTAGATTTTAGGTAAATACAAAAAATCTAATCTAAAAGAGGTTGCAAATAAGTGTTTACTTATAGTATTAATTGTAATTGTAGTTTTTATTTTATATTTTTGTGGTTATATATAACTCTTTTATTGCCAAGGCAAATTAAGTAATATATATTCAAGTGTAGATGTTTATTTAAAAAGACGATATGATTTGATTCCAAATTTAGTAGCAAGTACTAGTAAAATAATGGGGCACGAAAAAGATCTTTTTAGTAAGATAACTACACTTAGAACAATGTGTGGCGATGCAAAAAATGATTTAGATAAATTTGCTCTTAACAACGAGCTTTCGCGATTTTTATGTAGTATAAAAGCAGCATTAGAAAATTATCCACAAATAAAATCAAATGAGAATATTTTAAGCTTACAGCACTCTCTTGATGATATACAAAAACAGATAAGTGCAGTAAGAAGAGCTTGTAACTTTGCTGTTATGGTCTATAATAATGCTTGCGAAATGTTTCTAACTAATATAATTGCAAATTTATTTAATTTTCAAAAGAAAGAATTTTTGAAGAAGACGAAATATAAAATCAAATATAAACCCAAAAGATCTTTTCAAATGAGTTTATATAAACTTTTGATAAACCGCCAAGATATCGCAGCTGTTAAAAAATCTGATGAAAAGTAGAGACTTTATGTAAGCGTGGATGATTTGATCGGTTATAAAGATGACATAATCGTTGTTTTAAGCGATTTTAGTGAGCAAGGAATTTTAGTTAAATTTCATGCTATGCAAAAAGTTGTTTTGTCGGAATTTGAGCTTATAAAATAGAAGATTATGATTAAAATCCTCGAAATTTTGGAAAAAGAGAGGATAGAATTTTCCAAAAATATAGTTTAGATTTTATATAAATGAGATATCGATGAGTAAAAAAGTAGGGCTTAATCGGATTTTTTCTTGTAAATTTTAATAAATTTAATAGAGATTTTACGAGCCATCAAATCTTGTTTAAGCATAAATTTTTTATTAATAGTTCAAATTTTCGTTGTCTTTAACTTGGCAAATTTATGAGCCTTTTTGGCGAATTTAAAAGTCATCCGTAATTACATATATAAAAAGCTGCTAAATTTTATAGTTAAAAAAATTAAAAATCTTAAACACCATTTAAAAGTTTATTTATAGAAATTTATATTGATGGGTTTAAAAGAATTTGTGCCGTTAAAACGGCACATAATTTTAAAATTTATATTCGCTTACTAATCTTGCGTTTGTCTCTTCTCTTGTGCCAAAAATTTGATTTACTTCGAGGTTTATTACTAAATTTTTGCTAGGAGTATAGCTAAATCACAAACC contains:
- a CDS encoding flagellar hook-length control protein FliK, yielding MQTLLDIINDNFSPNIAKKTQKNDGEGKSDIFLKLLNSLNTENTDKPQISDILNLKEINNINNEIDLNITKKVDPKNLFEASNFLQILSLLEVLNGGKINKFPILNSKMTEFFSVEKNVLEIKSAKNILELVKISKKFDLGLEKISITKDLTNKFEKEFKELAKKNFFKIENNLKFDEITKSKINQMAKIDPKKDDANLPKLLANLDNKNTKSEITTDKIIKSKNENDLNIENKIIDKKTDLNLQNQKSTNEKILQSLQKENEVNSDLNIQTTKNTNEKKQEITNEKIQQLPQKENEIKSQNKIDKKMPFEEILKDKNLNNESKFDKIVKSDEIINKISQKIPENTHKIEIPQDKNIDKKPQENNQIKQNIQKEDMLKTALNPSMQTDKEQNKKDDNQQSQNKNSSDELNLIVKDIVKNAQNQMKNIEVKRTFESFATTLKDQIENYKPPIMRVNMVLNPEKLGEVEITIINRGNNLHINFNSTSQAMSLFLQNQAEFKASLVNMGFSELQMNFSDQNQNKNQEQSSKKFRYTKNDNELQDEEMEHNLLEIVVPRYI
- the typA gene encoding translational GTPase TypA, with amino-acid sequence MENIRNIAVIAHVDHGKTTMVDELLKQSGTFSSHETVGERVMDSNDIERERGITILSKNTAIHYKDYKINIIDTPGHADFGGEVERVLRMVDGVLLLVDAQEGVMPQTKFVLKKALGFGLRPIVVINKVDKPAADPERVINEIFDLFVALDANDEQLDFPVIYAAAKNGFARYNLEDTNTDMIPLFETIINHVPTPAGSKDSPLQLQVFTLDYDNYVGKIGIARMFNGTIKKNASVMLMKADGTKVNGRISKLIGFLGLQRQEINEASVGDIVAIAGFEALDVGDSIVDPNNPMPLDALHIEEPTLSVIFSVNDSPLAGTEGKFVTSNKIDERLASEMKTNIAMRYENVGEGKFKVSGRGELQITILAENMRREGFEFCLGRPEVIVKDIEGVKCEPFELLVVDVPDDCTGVTIEKLGRKKAEMVSMSPTGDGQTRIEFEIPARSLIGFRSQFLTDTRGEGVMNHSFLEFRPVIGSVEQRGNGALVSMESGVALAYSLWNLQERGILFVGPQTKVYVGMIIGEHSRPNDLDVNPIKGKNLTNVRASGSDDAIKLVPPRILSLERALEWIEEDELVEVTPLNIRVRKRYLDPIARKRMSKTKS
- a CDS encoding LemA family protein: MYSSVDVYLKRRYDLIPNLVASTSKIMGHEKDLFSKITTLRTMCGDAKNDLDKFALNNELSRFLCSIKAALENYPQIKSNENILSLQHSLDDIQKQISAVRRACNFAVMVYNNACEMFLTNIIANLFNFQKKEFLKKTKYKIKYKPKRSFQMSLYKLLINRQDIAAVKKSDEK